A part of Aegilops tauschii subsp. strangulata cultivar AL8/78 chromosome 2, Aet v6.0, whole genome shotgun sequence genomic DNA contains:
- the LOC109755931 gene encoding serine/threonine-protein kinase PCRK1 — MWWLPPCFHGGNAAKGEGRDHFDPNPVSPAAASARSMSTATSSTITAPSGSDLTGSINASDMSADSIQRPQQYPSFADRPANLRVFTYAELRAATRNLSRSLMLGEGGFGCVYRGAIKVNAGAGDETPPPMEVAVKHLNRNGLQGHKEWLTEVNVLGIVDHPNLVKLVGYCADDDERGAQRLLVYEYMPNRSVDDHLSGRAIGTTLSWPMRLRVALDAAKGLKYLHEDMDFQIIFRDLKTSNILLDEDWNAKLSDFGMAREGPTEGLTHVSTAVVGTLGYAAPEYIQTGRLNAKSDIWSYGVLLYELITGRRPIDGERPRGEQKLLDWVKPYISDTNRLRLIVDPKLEGRYSIKSVAKLVTVANRCLARLPKARPRMGEVLDMVQKAVDVDGAAAGAGAPPLHHYSSGGSRGEGGSSKLRQEGKKGFHGQWRAGRGKGPLMC, encoded by the exons ATGTGGTGGCTGCCGCCTTGCTTCCACGGCGGCAacgcggccaagggggaaggccGAGACCACTTCGACCCCAACCCCGTGTCGCCGGCCGCGGCCTCGGCGCGGTCCATGAGCACGGCCACGTCGTCCACCATCACCGCCCCGTCCGGCTCGGACCTCACCGGCTCCATCAACGCCTCCGACATGAGCGCCGACTCCATCCAGCGCCCGCAGCAGTACCCGAGCTTCGCCGACCGGCCCGCCAACCTCCGGGTCTTCACCTACGCCGAGCTGCGGGCCGCCACCCGCAACCTCAGCCGCTCGCTCATGCTCGGCGAGGGGGGCTTCGGCTGCGTCTACCGGGGCGCCATCAAGGTCAACGCCGGCGCCGGAGACGAGACGCCTCCCCCGATGGAGGTCGCCGTCAAGCACCTCAACCGGAACGGGCTTCag GGGCACAAGGAGTGGCTGACGGAGGTGAACGTCCTGGGCATCGTGGACCACCCCAATCTGGTGAAGCTGGTGGGCTACTGCGCCGACGACGACGAGCGAGGGGCGCAGAGGCTTCTGGTGTACGAGTACATGCCGAACCGGAGCGTGGACGATCACCTGTCGGGCAGAGCGATCGGGACGACTCTGTCGTGGCCTATGCGGCTCCGGGTGGCTCTCGACGCCGCCAAGGGGCTCAAGTACCTGCACGAAGACATGGATTTCCAG ATAATTTTCCGGGACCTGAAGACGTCAAATATATTGCTGGATGAGGACTGGAACGCCAAACTGTCAGACTTCGGCATGGCTAGGGAAGGCCCGACGGAGGGCCTCACACACGTCTCCACAGCG GTGGTTGGCACCCTGGGGTACGCGGCACCGGAGTACATCCAGACGGGGCGGCTGAACGCCAAGAGCGACATCTGGAGCTACGGGGTGCTCCTCTACGAGCTCATCACGGGTCGCCGGCCCATCGACGGGGAGCGGCCGCGGGGCGAGCAGAAGCTCCTGGACTGGGTGAAGCCCTACATCTCCGACACCAACAGGCTGCGGCTGATCGTGGACCCGAAGCTGGAGGGGCGCTACAGCATCAAGTCGGTGGCCAAGCTGGTCACCGTGGCCAACCGCTGCCTCGCCAGGCTGCCCAAGGCGCGCCCCAGGATGGGGGAGGTGCTGGACATGGTGCAGAAGGCCGTCGACGtcgacggcgccgccgccggcgctgGCGCTCCTCCGCTGCACCACTacagcagcggcggcagcaggGGGGAGGGCGGCAGCTCCAAGCTGAGGCAGGAGGGCAAGAAAGGGTTTCATGGTCAGTGGCGAGCTGGAAGAGGAAAAGGGCCTCTCATGTGCTGA